TATGTCTAATATTTATAAAAGAGGGCTACCAGCCTCCCCACCCTAGCCTCAGGCTGGCCCCTGGGATCTTTGGCCTCCCAGGTATAGGGACACTCTGAGCTCAGcctctcccttctcccagcagcAGAATGTGAGCTGTGGCCCAGGACTCAGGCTGGGGGTGGGACGGGGGTAGGGGAAGCCTCAGTCTCCCCAGGACTGGTGAAGGGCAAGGTAGGGGTCCCTTAGGGGAGCCCATACTAGCTCCACTCTCAGCAGAACCCACTGACTCCAGCTGTGGGGTGGAGGGTCTCCTCCTGGTGGGGGATGGGAGAAAGGGACAGAGGTTTTCAAGGGCCTGAGCCCAAGGGCCTGAAAGGGGCCTGGGGAACTGAAGGAGGGAAGGCAAGGGTGCTGGGGGAGATGAGGCCTCAGGGCACAGACCTTGGCCCTAGTGGCAGGGTAGGGGATGGCAGCAGGCCTGTGTTCCAGCCTGTGTGTCCCTACAGGCTGTGTGAGCTCAGAGGCAGCTGCTGGCCCTTAGTATATGCATCTGTGCAAGGAAGATGAGGAGCGTGGCAGGATCTGAGGTGACAAAAGGGGGCAAGGGGTGCATCTCCACCCCAACCTCCAACTAAGGAAGCCCCTGCAGCATGGTGGTGGCCCAAAGGCCTTGGTTCTGGCTCTTTAACACAAGAACTTCTACAGAGAGGATGTGGGGCAGGGCCAAATGTCATCATGTTAACTTGTCCTTCTCCTGCTTTGTGACTGGCCACTGGATGGGAGTAGGGGCTGGACAGTCTGGGCAGGGGTGCTGGGACGAGTAGGCAGGACAGGGGCAATCTAGTGGCTTCCTCCATGCTGGCTGGTCCCGGAGACCCAGTCAATGATGATGAAGCTCAGGCTCATGGTCATCAACAAGAGACCAAGCATGGCGAAGCAAAGGGCCTGAGGGGTCAGAGGTTAGTGTCAGGTCTGAGGTCAGGGCAGCCCCCTAACCCCCGACACCAGCCCACCAACCTCCAGGTCCCTCGCACCAGGATTTTAGGGGTGGACCTCGCAGGCTCCTTCTCAGTGGGCACGATGCGGAAGTAGAAGATGGCAGGAAAGATGAATATGAGGCATGGGGCAGATGTGGCACCTGCAAAAGAACAAGGCATGGCCACTGCTGGCTAATGTCCACCTATCAGCTAAGGCTTAGATCAAACATCTCTTGTTAGGGGAGTCTCATCAAGGTCCCAGAGCATGGGGGAATTGTCCCTAGCTCTACTTGATTCTGAGTAAGTAACCCACCATCccctctccttgttctctgtccaCCAGGATGGAAGGCTGATGCCGTTGATGTCAGGAGGACCTGTTGGTGAATGAAACTAACAAAGAGAAAAGCCAAGCCAAGAGATGGGCAGAGGCAGAGCTTTGAGGATTTTGTTTGGGTTCCTGGATACAGCTATTCCTGAAGGCTTTCCCATTATTCGAACCAATAGATTCTTTTCTGCTTAActcattttgaattggatttcAGATCCATAGAACTAAGAGTTCTGGCCATGATCTTCACGAGGCTTAGCCCCCAGGTCCGTGCATCAATCCGTGAGGAGTTGTGTTGGGGAGTCAGTTTCCTCAGTTGGGTCACCCTAAAGATGCCTCAGGAATTTCTGACCTTCCAGCTCAAAGCCCCAGTTGGGATGGGGCAGTAGACAGAGCACCAAACATGGAGTCCAGCGGTCCTGGGAATCAGGCCTCTCTCACTTGCCAGCTGTGTGGCCATGCTTCTCCCTTAATAACCCTGAAATTCAGTCTCATCATATGCGAAATGGGAACAAGACTCAATAAGATCCTGTAGGGAGGCCCCTGACCCTTGGGCTTCCCCCTACCCCCCGGAGGGGGCTGGTCTAGCCCCTGACTCGGTGGTTCTGAGCCCTTAACGGGGTTAAAATAGCCTTAAGGACAAAAGGTCAGGGGGAGGTTAAGCGTGCACATGACCAACAGTCATCACTTAAATATAGGGTGTGAGCTCAAGAGTTTGCCAGGATTTGCAGAAGGGAAATTCTCTGGGGAAATGCCCTCCCTCACGTACAACAGGGCCAGACCCTCACCAATGATCCCAAAGATGCCCAGGATGTTGGGAGCAAAGATGACCAGAAGGTTGATACAAGTGAGCAGGCTGGTGGCGATGAGCACGTGCCGCAGCCAGCTGAACTCCTGGTTCTGAAATAGCATCTGCTGGATGGCCCGGCGTAcctgaggggtgggggtggagagcCATCAGCCCATCAGTCCCATCAGCCCTACCCGCTCATTGGACTGGCTACCTGCCCATTGGCTCACCGGGAACAGAACGATTGGCACTGTGAGTGTGACTGCCGTCAGCACTGCCACTCGCACACACAGAATCAGCACATCAAACGGGTCCACGTTGTTGTAGGTGTGCAGCAGCTCCGACTCCACCCCGTCTGTGGCGGGCAGGGAGGGTGGTCAATAGGTGACCCAGGGAGGGGTCTGGGCCCTGTGCTGCTGGGCCAATCCTGACACTGTGGTGAGTGGCGCTCAGACTCACCTCCACAGCTGCAGAGCACAGTCAGGTATCACACACCTAATGAGCGCCTATAGTATGCGGGGTGCCATGGCCACTGGCCAGTCCCTTGcccccagcctggcctctgcccccaCCGGTCCAGCCATACCGTAGAAGGTGAGGTAGCCGAAGAGGGCAGCCAGGAAGTACATGACGTACATGACGGCAATGGACAGGTTGGAGATGTGTTGCATCTTCCTCTTGGTGGGGCTATGGGGTAGTGGGGTGAGGGAGAGGGCTGGTGCCAGAGGGGCCACATTGGGAGAGCCCCATTGCCCTTGGGATCTTTCTGGCACCACACTCTCACCATCCCACACCCATGGGAGCCTCCTTCTTGCTCCCAAccccacctcatgggaatcagcaaGATCTCTGATAAAATTACTTGGCTCCTGTCACTATCACCCCCATTCTTGGGACCACATCCATTCTCTCCAAGACAGCTCAAGGCTGCCCCGCGCTGTCTCCCAGTCATGGACACCTACTCCTTGAGCTCTGTATAGATGGGCAGCACCTCAGGGTGGCAGACGAAGGCGAAGGCCATGATGGGGACGGTGTACGCCGTCTGGGGAAACATGGGGACTGGGTTACGGTGCCCCCCGCCACCGTTGCTGggtcccctgcccccaccctagCCTGTCAGTACCTGTGTGTTGAGTGTGAAGTAGCTCGGGGTGCAGAAGGCTGCAGCCTCAGTCTCCACCTGCAGCTGTGCCTCCTCTTCGATGACCACGTGGCTGGAGTTGCCCACGATGTTGGTAACGTTGAGGGGCAACGGGCAGGGCACATGGAACTTTTTGTAGATGACCTGGGTGGAGACGAGGGTATCAGGGCTGTGCTAGGCTACCTGGGGAGTCACCATAGGGCCACACTTAGATCAGAAACGGAGGCGCTGTCCTCTGATCCAGGCTTCCCTGGGAGATCTGCCCATCCCTCTGACAGAGGGCTCCGCTGGGAGATCTGCCCATCCCTCTGACAGAGGGCTCCGCTGGGAGATCTGCCCTCTTCCTCAACTGGTGTAGAGGGTGACTCACTGCAATTAGGAAGAACACCATGCAGCTGAGAGAGAAGCCACTTGAGTAGCCCAGGTAGCCTACAAAGTGAAGGAGGGCTGTGAGACTGGGGAGCCCCTCCTCTGCTCCCTCTACTATCCCCTTTGAGGGTCCCTAACCCTGACACACCACTCACCGAGCTGCCGCATAAGTGCTAAGGGCAAAATGACGGTGATAGAGACTAGGATCACCAGGTAGTTTCCATTCACGTACCAGTCCCTGTGGGGATGGGAATGGGAGCCAGAGTCAGAGCCCTCTCTGTCCAGGGCAGGGCTACCTGCCTCCCCCAATCATAGTCACCAGTGATGCCACTGAGTGACCTCTGGAGAAGACTTGTCTTCAGCTCTGAGTGTCCCTTTCCCCATTTGCGAAATAGGTACCGTCCCAGCATCCTCCTCATGGTGGACTGAGGCACTGGCCTGGTAACTGTTACGATTATGTCACTGCTCAGGACACACAGGTAGAGGACCCAAGGGGCTGAGAGAGATGGGTGAGATAAAAGGACCTGGCTCTGGAGGGGGGCGTTTTCCAAGGGGGTCTCAGAGCCTTGCCAACTTTGTGGTCCCTCTTGGCCTCTGGAACAGGCATGGGGCACAGGGAGATAAGGGACAAGGCCATCCTTCAAGGGCAAGTCCGAAGGCCAACTCTTTGAGAAAGGGATCCAGCTTGTTTCTCTCCTCTTGGAGCTGCCCTTAGCCTCTCAACCCCTCTGCTTGCCCAGGCTGGGCTGTGAGCGTAGACCTAGCTGTCTGCTCTCTCCTTCCCACCCACAAAATGTGGTTGGTGTCCAGGCAGGGCTGGCTAAAGTGATGGGCAACAGAGACACCCTGGGCTTAAGCTCTTGGTGGTGGGGGTGCTAACCCCCAAGTCATGGTCAGGAATAGCAGGTGCTTAGAGCTAAGCCTGGAGGCTCTCACCCCCACTCACGCTCACAGGCTAGGGCCAGGTGGCCCAGCTTTCTCAGCCTCACCATCCCCCACCCCAACCCATACACGTCCCCTCCCTGGGGGTTCCCCTAGATGTTTCATGACAACTGTGTGCTGAATGTTGGCTCACCAGCAGCTCTCCATCCCCTCCACTCGCCCAGTATGAGGCCCCAGGGCCAGTGGGTGGATGTGAAGGGGTGGACTAGGGCCTCCCAGCCTCACCCAGTCCCTCCCCACCCTGGGGCTCACGAAGTTTTCTCTTCCAGGTTCAGGAAGGTCTGTATGACAAGAGGCAGCTCCGACTTGATGATGTACAGGTAGCTGCACATGGCTGGGGGCAGAAGGGCAAGCAGATCCTGGGGTTAGGCAAACCAGCCAACCTTCAGACCTGtccacccaccaaccactgcccCTGGCCTTACCACCAATGTTCTGTAGGGCGATGGCCAGGGCTGCAGCCAGCTTCCCCGGCATTCCGAAGGCACGGTAGCCCAGCTGCTCATAGGCACGGATGCCTGTGGATACAGAGGTCAGGACAGTCAGGGGCATTCCTCAATACCACACCCCCTGCTGAAGGCCTGGTTTGAGGCTCACCCACGATCCCCGAGGACTTGAGCAGCAGGTGGATGGAGTAGCTGGAGAGCAGGGCGACGGCTGTCAACAGGAACCTGGGAAGATGGGTGACAAGAGGCCACTGGGGCTCTCCTGGTTGGCAGGGGGTAGTGGGCTCCAGAAGACCTGGCTGTGCAGCCCCTGGGTGCCTGGACCCCAAACAGGTGCAGTGCAAGCTCAGCAGGCCCCAGAGGTGGTGAACACCCCCTGTGTGAACCAGGGTGGGACATGACCCAGAAGTGGGCCCTCTGAGCACCTCCTGCCGCTGAGGCCTTGGAATAAACAGGTTTTCCATTCAGGCTGCAGGGCAGAGCCCCCAGGTGAATGACACATGTACCCACACGAGGCCGGCCATGGGGATTTGGCCACCACACGTGGACATGGTGGAAGGAAAGACTCAGGCCTGTAAGGCTGGCCCGGTGTCATGACCTCAGAGGGTTTGCTCAGCGGTGAGGTATATTTGTCCGACCTTGGCTGTTTTTTTTAGCTGTGGTTTGGATTGAGTGTAAGAAGTGCCCACCCACTGTAGGCTGGGCCTAGGTATGGGGAGTTGGCAGGTCCTGGGAGGTCATGGTTGGCAGCTTGCTGAGCTCCCAGCCCCTGAGTCTATCTAACAGAAGACTCACTGAGGGCACTCACAGGAAAAGGATGATGCCTGTATTGGCCATGGCATAGGCGAGCCCGAGGATGCCACTGCCCATGATGGCGTTGCTGAGGTTGAACACTGACATCCCAAACGATGTCTTCCCCTCGAACTGTGGGCACCAGAGTGGGATGAGGAGGGGTGGAGATAGTCAGCACGGCCTGAGGCACCGTGGTgctccctcactgcccctgggcCTCCCATCACCCATGCTGACAACAGTGCCCCAAGCCCCCACTGCTGCCCCGGCTCACGTCAGTGAAGTGTGGCTCCTTGCTTGGGCTTTTCTGCAGAAAGTCCTCGCCCTCAACATAGCTCCTTCTGGGGCCCTCGACTCTGCAGGCACAGGCAGGACAGGCGGCTTGGTTCTAGCCCCTTGCTCTGTACCCCTGCCctgttctgccctgtcctgagccatggCTGGGTCCCTCCTCTGCTCACCTCTGGTTGTCCGCCGTAGGGGTGGTGGCTGGGAGCAGCCCCTCCGAGTGTTTGCCATTGGGTACCAGCTCCACCATCTCCGTCTGCAGAGGTGCCTCCATGGCTCAGGCACCACCACCAGGAGCACTAGCTTTCACACCAACACAGGTCAGAAGTCTGCAGAGCAGACGGTCCCTCTGGTTATCTTCTGTTTGGGCCCACTGCCTAGCCTCCCAGGTAGAGCCTGCAGCCATGGTGCACCTCCCTGGGGGGCGCTCACAACATACGTGCACATTTGTGGCTCCATCTTCTGCCTCCCCGGGACCTGCCTTCAGGAGGGTAAAGCTGCCATACCTGGGTCTCTCAGGCTATCCTGGCGGGACACCTCAGCCAGTATGTGGCTCCCTCCTCAAACACACAGCAGCCGAGACAAGCCcttggggcctcagtttccctgtctgtgAAGTAAGCGTCAGCTGGATGACCTGAGTTCAGAGCTCAGGGGCACCCGGACCCCCAGATACTGAGTCCCAGGCCCCCAGGCCCCACTCTAGAGGTGGGCCCTGAGTTGCCTCTCCCTCTCTGACATTAATACTGGGAGATGGTTTCCTGCATTGCTCTCACTTGCCAGGGGCCTCCTGGCCAACCTAGAATGATACTGCCCGATGGCTGGAGGCCTCGGGACAGGGTGAGGGCTGTGGGCCCTGTTCCCAGCCGCCCGGCGGGCACTGTTGGCAGCCAGAACAAAAGGCCTTCTGTGGGCTGAGAGCTGGCGCTGGGAACGGCAGGCGCAGAGACTAACCCCCCCCGGAGCCAGGAGGCCTGAGGCAGTGCTGGGTGGCTGGACACCTGGGCCCTTCCCGCCTAGCTGTGAAGGGCTCTTGGTGGGCCTTCCAGGAAATGGGTGCTCCAGGGCCCAGTTCCCTGGACCACACAGGCCTTACCCTTCACATAGCCCTGGCCTCAGGGTCATGTTATCCTACCAGGCTCTCCTTCCCTGCCAGGGGACCCCCACCCGCAGGTGCCACCCTCCAGGAGCAGACCCTCTGAGCAACCCCCCCCATTTTCTTGAGCCCTGGCCAGGAGTTCAGGGCCTCGGCCAGCTGGAGAGGGAACTGGATCACTGGATCAGGCCCCCTTTCCCTGCTCTCTGGGCTTGGCTCTGCTTGGCCTTGAAGGAACTAGCTGCCCCTCCACCCCACTGCCCAGACAACTCATGGCCCCTCTCCCATCACTGGGGCCTGGTGTCACCTACCACATGCCCAGAAGGTGCCTGGGCAAACTGCTTCCAGGCTCTGCGAGGACATCCTGGAGGCCAGACCTGCCAGCAggagcaccaaggccagaggagAGACCAGGGAGGGGGTAACACTGCCAGACAGGTCAGCCAGAGACTGGTCCTGAGGCCATGGAACCCCCTCCACTTGAAAACCTCAAATCTTGCTCTGAATCTGCCATCCCCACTCCAGGCTCTGGTGGTCTCAGGTCTGCTCTTGAACCTGGACTTAGCACTCAGACTTAGTGCTTGGGGGTAGGAGTGGGTAGGGAAGGCCACACAGTACTAACCAGAGCCACACACATCACTAATCAGAGATAGTCCTCCACTGTCTCAGGGAGCCCCAGGTCAGACTTCAGAACCCAGGCACCTTGGCCTGGGGACCCCACACTGGAACCGCTGGACCCCTTCAACTTGCTCTCCCTCCCCTGATGCCTGTGTCTGAGCCCTCTTCCCCAACCAGCACCCCCTCCCCTCGCACTCAGGACCGTGACAATGTTACCATCTCTTCTCGAACCCTCATCCTCTAGACCAGGGCTCCAGAGGTGAGCCTTTCCTCATGCCTCTGCCATAAGCCTCACCATCAGCACCCCTCCAAGGATCCCACCTGGGTGTGGAGATGCCGGTGCCTGGTTTCCAGGCTGGTACTCAGCTGGGGTTGCCCTCGCCCAGCCCCCTGCCCTGGACAGGCTGGGACAGGCCCTCAAAGTGTGCTGAGTCGGCAGCCTGGACAAAGCACCCTTCTCTGCCTTAATATCCTTCCCTAGCAGCCAGGCATTGCCTCCAGGGAGACTACAGCCTATAGCATGGGCTTGCTGGGAGGTACCTGAAGTCCTGGATCCAGGTTCCCCACCCCCTAGCAGGACCTGGTTCTAGACCTTCAGGGCCTGGTAGCTATTACTCATGACTAGTCACTGCTGGGTCTCTGGCTGGCCTGAGATCCCACAGACGACCTGACATACCCATCCTCCAATGACCTCCAGTCTGGAAAGGACAAGACCCCTAAACACATCCCCCACTCTATAGCTCCTGCTGTAACTGAGTGTGGGTCACATAGCACCCAGACTCAGTAAAGGGGAGAGGAAGGAGCCAaaggggcttcctggaggaggagtgGTGATGGAGCCAGTCCTGAAGTTCCAGTGGGAGCCCCGATATGTGGAAATGGGGAAAGAGTGCTGGAGGTAGAGGACACAGCACcggcaaaggccctgtggtgtgGTGTGAATGTAGATGGTAGGCTGTGAGGGTGAAATGAGTTTCGCTGAGGGTTCCACGCCACAGACAAGCCTGACAAGGCCTTAAAGGTCAAGTCGAGGAGTCTGACTTCACCGTAGGTCAGGGCTGAGGGCTTGGGGGCTGTGTTGGGGGTTTACTCTAGCCTGGCATGCAGGCCCCAGCCATTCCCTGGGGCTGTCAGCCCATTTTCAACCACTTCAGCCCCTCAGGCCTGTCACTTCCCAGACTCCTTTGTAGCAGGGACTCAGGGTAGACTGAGGCGAGGACCCCTTATATAAGGAAAGCTGCCAGCAGATCCTAACCCACTATGAGGAAAACCCAGAGCAAACACCCTGAGTCTGAGGCCCTGCCCAGCCCTACCTTGCTGTGTGGCTGTGGCAGAATATTCCACCCCCTCCAGACCTCAGTGTCCCCCTGTCCCCTCTGAGACTTGGCTGGAGCTGGGGGTGGAGTGAGGAGCCTCTCCAAGGCCTTCACCTCCAGAGGGGAGTCAGACACCAGGGCAGAGAGATCACTGTGACCCTGGGTGAGTCATCAGAATGACATCTCTTATGGGTGCAGCATGGGTCAGGGCAGTAAATCGATGGCCCAGGCCTCTGCCCTGGGGCCTGTTTGCTCTGCTGAGAGATAAGGACCAGGAGGGAGCCAGGAGCCACACGGATGGTGCAGCAGGTGACGCCCGCCCACGCGGGCATCACAGGGTGAGACTTCATCAGGCACACCTTGGCAGGTGTTGGGCTGGGCTAATTAAAGATTTCGGGGCCCAGGAATTCAGGCCACCGAGGGCGGCTTCTCTTGTCAGCAGCTCGGGGAAGCACAGCTCTCTGTCCCGGGATTAAGGTCCTTGGAATCCCCAGGGGTCTGAGCTGTGGCTTCCTTCCCGATGCTCAGGGACATGAGTAGGTCTGCAGAAGAGGGCTGGCCACAGGAAGGTACCAACACTGTTGCATGCACTGGTGGGGGCAGAGATCCAGCAGAACTTGTTGCtgtgacccccagacaccctaaGCTTGGGCATCCCTAACCTCAGCCAGATCTCAGGGGAGGGGCAGCTGGTCTGGCTTGAGGGTCCCCTGTGGTTATCTCCGGGGGCTCGGGGATAACCCCAGTTCTAGCTTAGCCCATCGTCACCACTCCCCTTCTTAGCTGAGACAGGGTGCCCTCCCACCCTGGCACCCATCTAGATCACTgctcctctgcacacatgtgtCCCCAGGCCTCAAAGGGAAGCCCCACTCCGAGGACAGATCAGTCAATGGGGAACCAGGTTCAACTGACACATTCGAATTGTCTGTACTCAAGGTACAGCCACGGGTTTTGTGGGGAGCTGATAGCAGGTCTGAGGTCTAAGGCTTGTGGAAGGGTGTGTAGAACAGGGGAAGGTACCAAAAGTCACCCCTTACCTCTCCCAAGATCCAGAACTCCAGATTTTGACCCTAGTAGAGGCCAGTCCCCCATCCACTACTCCCTTACCACCGTCAACAACACTGAGGGGCCAGTATGTGGCCCATACCAGGCTGGTACTGAGGGGCGGGCATGCAAGAGGGAGCCCACCCTAGAGAAAGGCAGCTGGCCCAGAGATTGGCGTACTGACCATCCCAGCCCTCCAGCTCCCTGGCCCTGTGATCTGGGGtctgtacctctgtgtaccgGGCATCCGGAGTATCTGGGAGGATCTGAGAGGCCCACAGCTGGGGCCGGAAGGTGGACTTTCCTGTGGCAGGGAACATTTTCCAGACATCCAAGAGGTGCTCAGACTTGGGCCTAGTCCCAGTCATTTGGCCTACCCTCTGGACCAGCCCTGGATCCTCCTTGCTCAGGTTACCCCCAATAAAGTCTGCAGCCAGAACCTCTTGATGGCTGGCCAGAGCCAGCAGCAGCCCCTTCCCCCAACTGCCAGCCTGCTGAGAAGAACGTGCCGCCCAAGGCCCAGCGAACGCAAAGGACAGGACATCACGTGTCTGTGACCCCCAGGAGCAAGGGAGACCCTGAGCCAGGCAGCCCATCCTCTTTCCTGCTGACTGGGAATTCCCTGGAGGCAGCCAAATATTTGGACAGCCGGACTCCTGGCCCCAAAGAAAACTGGAGCAGGGGCCTGGGGTAGCTCAGGACTCATTGGAGACCCCCACAGGGGGCTAAAGGCAAGGCCAGCCTAGAGGAGGGCATCATCCAATGTcagggaggagaagagagaggcagaaagatagacagggaggaagaagggagagaatacatatacacacattagGTGTCCATGCATACTGatccagagagacagagaaacagataGAATAGGACACAGACAGAGAAAAACACACAGAAAGACAGGAATTTCATGTAGATAGGTGAATAGAAATTCAgacaaggagacagagaaagacagagacaacCAGAGAGGGTGAGAGATAGACATGAAGAGATGACCAACCAGTCAGAGATAGCCAGATGGAGGAAGAGACTGAGAGACAGCAAGTCAGACAAAGAATGATGGCCAATGAAAAGCAGAGAAAGACCCGGAAGAAACAAGAAGTGGAGAGGGAGTCAGAAGACCCAGGCAAGGGGGAAGGCGGCCCAGTGGCATTGCAGGGATGGCCAGGCAAGGCTCCACAAGAAGGCTGCCACCTTACTCCCAAGTCCCCACAAGGGCAGTCTATTCCCCTACTGACCAGGTGTAGGGACATCCAGAAAGTGGGGCTGAGCTCACCAGGGCCACAAGGTCAGGTCTAGATGGAAAGCTCAGAGCTCCTGGCTTGTCTACTGAATGATGGGAAAGACCTATGGAGATGACGGTCAGTTGGGGTGATCCTCATCCTCAGCAACTATGCATG
The window above is part of the Loxodonta africana isolate mLoxAfr1 chromosome 22, mLoxAfr1.hap2, whole genome shotgun sequence genome. Proteins encoded here:
- the SLC38A3 gene encoding sodium-coupled neutral amino acid transporter 3, which gives rise to MEAPLQTEMVELVPNGKHSEGLLPATTPTADNQRVEGPRRSYVEGEDFLQKSPSKEPHFTDFEGKTSFGMSVFNLSNAIMGSGILGLAYAMANTGIILFLFLLTAVALLSSYSIHLLLKSSGIVGIRAYEQLGYRAFGMPGKLAAALAIALQNIGAMCSYLYIIKSELPLVIQTFLNLEEKTSDWYVNGNYLVILVSITVILPLALMRQLGYLGYSSGFSLSCMVFFLIAVIYKKFHVPCPLPLNVTNIVGNSSHVVIEEEAQLQVETEAAAFCTPSYFTLNTQTAYTVPIMAFAFVCHPEVLPIYTELKDPTKRKMQHISNLSIAVMYVMYFLAALFGYLTFYDGVESELLHTYNNVDPFDVLILCVRVAVLTAVTLTVPIVLFPVRRAIQQMLFQNQEFSWLRHVLIATSLLTCINLLVIFAPNILGIFGIIGATSAPCLIFIFPAIFYFRIVPTEKEPARSTPKILALCFAMLGLLLMTMSLSFIIIDWVSGTSQHGGSH